Within the Solwaraspora sp. WMMA2056 genome, the region CGCGGCATCACCACGGTCGGTCGGGTGGCCGGCCTCGGGGAAGCGGCGCTGGTCAGCATCGTCGGCGCGGCCGCCGGCCGACACCTGCACGCCCTCGCCCACAATCGGGACCCCCGCCGGGTGCAGACCGGCGGCCGACGCGGCTCCATCGGCTCCCAGCAGGCGCTCGGCCGGGCCAGTCGAGAATTGACCGACGTCGACGCGATCCTCGCCGGGCTGGTCGACCGGGTCGGCCGGCGGATGCGGGCCGCCGGCCGGACCGGCCGGACGGTGACCCTGCGGTTGCGCTTCGGCGACTTCACCAAGGCCACCCGGGCGCACACCCTGCCCCGGGCCACCGCGCAGACCGACGTCATCCTCGGCGCCGCCCGGCAGCTGCTGGCCGCCGCCGCACCGATCATCGGCGAACGCGGGCTCACCCTGGTCGGCGTCTCGGTCGGCAACCTCGACGACGGGCACGCCACCCAACTGGCCCTGCCGCTGGAGCAGACCGGTACGCCGGACGGCGGCGAATCGCCGACCGGGACGACCCGGCGGGAGAACCTGGACGCCGCGCTCGACGCGGTCCGGGACCGCTTCGGCTCCCGCGCGGTCGACCGCGCGGTGCTGCTCGGCCGCGAC harbors:
- the dinB gene encoding DNA polymerase IV; this translates as MAGEANILHADLDAFYASVEQRDDPRLRGRPVIVGAGVVLAASYEAKARGVRTAMPGQRARLICPEAVVVPPRMAAYTAASRAVFEVFRQTTPLVEPLSIDEAFLDVGGLRRLAGAPADIAARLRVAVRDQVGLPITVGVARTKFLAKVASGVAKPDGLLVVPPGEELAFLHPLPVERLWGVGPVTAGKLRERGITTVGRVAGLGEAALVSIVGAAAGRHLHALAHNRDPRRVQTGGRRGSIGSQQALGRASRELTDVDAILAGLVDRVGRRMRAAGRTGRTVTLRLRFGDFTKATRAHTLPRATAQTDVILGAARQLLAAAAPIIGERGLTLVGVSVGNLDDGHATQLALPLEQTGTPDGGESPTGTTRRENLDAALDAVRDRFGSRAVDRAVLLGRDLGPAAPLLPD